The following coding sequences lie in one Maniola jurtina chromosome 11, ilManJurt1.1, whole genome shotgun sequence genomic window:
- the LOC123869545 gene encoding DNA methyltransferase 1-associated protein 1: MADILDILDIDQPGASEITRESIIHGDKAKKKYVTTKAVRRPEGMHREVFALLYNDNKELPPLLPTDTGKAYKQTKARLGMRKVRKWVWAPFTNPARKDNAVFHHWKRAADEAKEYPFAQFNKQVSIPSYSESEYNQYLKSEDWSQAETDHLIDLCQRFDLRFIVIHDRWDRAAFRDRSVEDLKERYYNICAILSKVKTNPWSNTVTMVNGEKRIYHYDAEHERKRKEQLKRLFDRTQEQIDEEQMLLAELKKIEARKRERERKTQDLQKLISRADSGNVVSNSQANVVNDGPNTPTSAVSNIARRHDRKLHKKKLTSQQRPIRTVEAVTVEWSGIKFPEARGTGVWLRSQRMKLPPGVGQRKSKALEQELRLMNIDIAPTPTEAICKHFNELRSDLALSLDLKNALASCEFELQALRHQYEALNPGKTLSIPASICNSNTDGEAKPIGEIIDVVGSPSALNTTIL, encoded by the exons ATGGCAGATATTTTGGATATATTGGATATTGATCAACCAGGAGCATCTGAAATTACAAGAGAGAGTATTATTCACGGCGACAAGGCTAAGAAGAAGTATGTTACAACCAAAGCAGTGCGGCGTCCTGAGGGCATGCACCGCGAAGTATTCGCTCTCCTTTATAATGATAACAAGGAATTACCACCACTATTGCCTACTGACACAG gtaaagcatacaaacaaacaaaagcAAGGCTTGGTATGAGAAAAGTCAGAAAGTGGGTATGGGCACCATTTACTAATCCAGCTCGCAAAGATAATGCTGTGTTTCACCACTGGAAGAGGGCAGCGGATGAGGCCAAAGAATATCCATTTGCACAATTCAATAAG CAAGTATCAATACCATCATACTCTGAGTCAGAATATAACCAATATTTAAAATCTGAAGACTGGAGTCAAGCAGAAACTGACCATTTGATTGATCTGTGCCAAAGGTTTGACCTCCGCTTTATTGTGATACATGATCGCTGGGACCGTGCCGCTTTTAGAGACAGAAGTGTAGAGGACCTGAAGGAAAGATACTATAATATTTGTGCTATTTTGAGCAAg gtcAAAACAAATCCTTGGTCCAACACAGTAACCATGGTAAATGGAGAAAAGCGAATATATCATTATGATGCTGAACACGAGAGAAAAAGGAAAGAGCAATTGAAAAGACTCTTTGATCGAACACAGGAACAG ATTGACGAAGAACAAATGTTATTAgctgaattgaaaaaaatagaAGCACGTAAACGAGAAAGAGAAAGAAAGACCCAGGATTTGCAAAAGTTAATATCCAGAGCTGACAGTGGCAATGTTGTCTCAAACAGCCAAGCCAATGTTGTTAATGATGGACCAAATACCCCCACCAGTGCTGTCTCCAATATTGCAAGAAGACATGATAGAAAATTACACAAGAAAAAACTGACATCACAACAGAGACCAATTCGCACTGTAGAAGCTGTG ACAGTTGAGTGGTCCGGTATTAAGTTTCCTGAAGCCCGTGGGACAGGGGTATGGTTGCGATCGCAACGCATGAAGTTGCCCCCTGGAGTTGGGCAACGTAAATCTAAAGCTCTTGAGCAAGAACTTCGGCTTATGAATATTG ATATTGCACCGACTCCCACAGAAGCAATTTGCAAACATTTCAATGAACTGCGCTCTGATCTGGCACTTTCATTGGATCTTAAGAATGCACTCGCTTCTTGTGAGTTTGAATTGCAAGCCTTACGACATCAGTATGAAGCTCTCAACCCTGGAAAG ACTTTGAGCATTCCAGCATCAATATGCAACTCAAACACTGATGGCGAAGCCAAACCTATTGGAGAAATAATTGATGTTGTTGGCTCCCCAAGTGCTCTGAATACAACTATATTatag
- the LOC123869543 gene encoding T-complex protein 1 subunit delta produces MAPKAGGDSAKVNSGVYKDKSKPTDIRLSNINAAKAVSDAIRTSLGPRGMDKMIQAANGEVTITNDGATILKQMSVIHPAAKMLVELSRAQDIEAGDGTTSVVVIAGALLDAAEKLLQKGIHPTVISDGFQKALQMALQVVEGMSTPVDLSNEDALLKAAATSLNSKVVSQHSTILAPIAVQAICAVMEPGASGAGARVDLRDVKVIERVGGTVEDTELVRGLVIPRRPANVNGPHRIEKAKVGLIQFCISPPKTDMDHNVIVSDYAAMDRVLKEERQYILNIVKQIKKAGCNVLLVQKSILRDALSDLAVHFLDKIKTMVIKDIEREDIEFVCKTLGCRPIASLDHFTAENLVNVDLVEEVNEPAGRYIKMTGAGGGGHTVSVLVRGSSGAVVAEAARSLHDALCVVRCVARRPALLPGGGAPEAAAAAVLARAAIAAPGADHYCLRAYADALEVIPSTLAENAGLNPIETVTELRAAHASAAQSGAGVNVRRGRVTDMRHEHVLQPLHVTASALALATETVRAILKIDDIVNTIN; encoded by the exons ATGGCTCCAAAAGCTGGAGGAGATTCTGCTAAAGTTAATTCAGGCGTATATAAAGATAAAAGCAAACCTACTGATATTCGCCTCAGCAATATAAATGCCGCAAAag CTGTATCTGATGCCATCCGCACCAGTTTGGGACCCCGGGGCATGGATAAAATG aTTCAAGCAGCTAATGGTGAAGTAACTATAACAAATGATGGTGCCACTATCCTAAAACAGATGAGTGTGATTCACCCTGCAGCAAAAATG CTGGTAGAGTTATCCAGGGCTCAAGACATAGAAGCGGGCGATGGCACAACATCGGTGGTTGTGATTGCAGGAGCCCTGCTTGATGCTGCTGAGAAGTTGCTTCAGAAGGGCATCCATCCCACAGTTATATCTGATGGCTTCCAGAAAGCCTTGCAAATGGCTCTGcag GTTGTAGAAGGCATGTCAACTCCAGTTGATCTGTCAAATGAGGATGCACTACTGAAAGCGGCTGCTACATCTTTGAATTCAAAAGTGGTGTCCCAGCATTCAACTATATTAGCCCCCATTGCAGTTCAGGCTATTTGTGCAG TGATGGAGCCGGGGgcgagcggcgcgggcgcgcgcGTGGACCTGCGCGACGTGAAGGTGATCGAGCGCGTGGGCGGCACGGTGGAGGACACGGAGCTGGTGCGCGGGCTGGTGATCCCGCGCCGGCCCGCCAACGTCAACGGCCCGCACCGCATCGAGAAGGCCAAAGTGGGCCTCATACAGTTTTGTATCTCACCGCCCAAAACTGAT ATGGACCACAACGTCATTGTGTCAGACTATGCCGCTATGGACCGTGTGTTAAAAGAAGAGCGTCAATACATTTTAAACATTGTGAAACAAATCAAAAAAGCTGGGTGCAATGTACTTTTGGTTCAAAAGTCTATTTTGAG AGATGCACTGTCGGATCTCGCTGTCCACTTCCTTGACAAAATCAAGACTATGGTCATTAAAGATATTGAGCGGGAAGACATTGAGTTTGTTTGCAAAACACTGGGATGCAGGCCGATTGCTTCCTTGGACCATTTTACTGCTGAAAACCTGGTCAATGTAGACCTTGTTGAGGAAGTGAATGAACCTGCTGGAAGATACATCAAG ATgacgggcgcgggcggcggcgggcaCACGGTTTCGGTGCTGGTGCGCGGCTCGAGCGGCGCCGTGGTGGCGGAGGCGGCGCGCTCGCTGCACGACGCGCTGTGCGTGGTGCGCTGCGTGGCGCGCCGCCCCGCGCTGCTGCCGGGCGGCGGCGCGCCCGAGGCGGCGGCGGCCGCGGTGCTGGCGCGCGCCGCCATCGCCGCGCCCGGCGCCGACCACTACTGCCTGCGCGCCTACGCTGACGCGCTCGAGGTCATCCCTTCCACGCTCGCAGAGAATGCGG GTTTGAACCCGATCGAGACAGTGACGGAGCTGCGCGCGGCGCACGCGAGCGCGGCGCAGAGCGGCGCGGGCGTCAACGTGCGGCGCGgccgcgtcaccgacatgcgcCACGAGCACGTGCTGCAGCCGCTGCACGTCACCGCGTCCGCGCTCGCGCTCGCCACCGAGACTGTGCGCGCTATACTCAAGATTGACGACATC GTCAATACAATTAATTAA
- the LOC123869582 gene encoding rRNA-processing protein FCF1 homolog: MGKQRKTRKIVEKRFAQMKKVINPRDNRIKAKDRVEPKKKKTDSQEVKIREVPQVSSALFFQYNTQLGPPYHILIDTNFINFSIKNKLDIVQNMMDCLYAKCIPYVTDCVLGELEKLGRKYRVALRIIKDPRFERIACMHKGTYADDCIVQRVTQHKCYIVATNDKDLKRRLRKIPGVPIMYVAQHKYTIERMPDAYGAPKGAV, translated from the exons atg GGAAAACAACGAAAAACCAGGAAAATTGTAGAGAAAAGATTTGCTCAAATGAAAAAAGTTATTAATCCAAGAGATAACAGAATAAAAGCCAAAGATAGAGTAgaaccaaaaaagaaaaagacagaCTCACAAGAAGTTAAGATTCGTGAAGTTCCGCAAGTCAGTTCAGCTctattttttcaatataataCTCAACTAGGTCCACCGTATCACATTCTCATTGAtacaaattttataaatttctctataaaaaataaattagacaTAGTACAGAACATGATGGATTGTTTGTATGCTAAATGTATTCCATATGTCACAGACTGTGTTTTGGGTGAGCTAGAAAAGCTTGGAAGAAAGTATCGAGTAGCGTTAAGGATAATAAAAGACCCTCGATTTGAAAGAATTGCGTGTATGCACAAGGGAACTTATGCAGATGATTGCATAGTACAAAGAGTAACTCAACACAAGTGTTACATTGTGGCTACAAATGATAAAGACTTAAAAAGAAGGCTAAGAAAGATACCAGGCGTGCCAATAATGTATGTGGCACAGCACAAGTATACAATAGAAAGAATGCCAGATGCTTATGGAGCACCAAAGGGAGCTGTTTAG
- the LOC123869575 gene encoding TATA-box-binding protein-like: MSPSPEHNLRDQTLNNESNSHNIGVSTTLQHNPESIISTPQTMPPVSGEVMLTPTHRTFTPQAHSANPHSSMTAITPIASAASQAKSSIKLQNCISTVSLGCELKLLDIYCRTRYSEYNPSRFNGVVMKILEPRTTALVFKSGKIVCTGAKNEHDAYIGARKFARIIQKLGYPVKFLNFKVQNFIATADLRFPLRLEALQQAHGQFTSYEPELFAGLVYRMIRPRVVLLIFVNGKLVITGGKTRNEIYEAVDIIHPILRSFKKN, translated from the exons ATGTCTCCATCGCCGGAACATAATTTAAGAGATCAGACACTTAACAATGAAAGTAACAGCCACAATATTGGTGTTAGCACCACACTTCAACATAACCCTGAAAGTATAATATCAACACCACAAACTATGCCTCCTGTGTCAGGAGAAGTTATGCTGACACCCACCCATCGGACATTTACCCCACAAGCGCATTCTGCAAACCCACATAGTTCTATGACTGCAATTACTCCAATAGCTAGTGCGGCTAGCCAAGCAAAAAGTAGCATAAAATTGCA GAACTGTATTTCAACAGTCAGTTTAGGCTGTGAACTAAAATTATTAGACATTTATTGTCGGACAAGGTATTCTGAATACAACCCATCTCGTTTCAATGGTGTTGTTATGAAAATTCTGGAACCTCGTACAACTGCTTTAGTTTTTAA ATCTGGTAAAATTGTATGCACAGGAGCAAAAAATGAACATGATGCTTATATTGGTGCTAGAAAATTTGCAAGGATTATTCAAAAACTTGGTTATCCG GTCAAATTTCTCAATTTTAaagtacaaaattttatagCAACTGCAGATTTAAGATTTCCATTGAGGTTAGAGGCACTACAGCAAGCGCATGGACAGTTTACATCTTATGAACCAGAGTTATTTGCAGGTTTAGTGTATAGAATGATTCGGCCAAGAGTTGTGTTGTTGATTTTTGTGAATGGCAAACTAGTTATTACAG GTGGGAAGACTAGGAATGAGATTTATGAAGCAGTAGATATTATACACCCAATTCTTAGAAGTTTCAAGAAAAactag
- the LOC123869576 gene encoding mediator of RNA polymerase II transcription subunit 8, which yields MQREEKQLEATLHAILNRVNDLKSAIQALITKLETEYETINWPTFLDNYAILSGHLTGLSKILQAELAPSLKSVVVLPLQLGCERDEELARLTEGRVPACTHDLVPDLLRTKPEPQAEQRLQQLNHKASTLNFDTAQKQVAQFTKVVSHVWEIISKGREDWEGESMRSAGMQPTHSIADTHALVTAVGTGKGLRPGMPPSLPPGVGGPGMGPTRGPTPQMGPAAPTMPKAPSAIKTNIKAANQIHPYRQ from the exons ATGCAACGTGAAGAGAAACAATTAGAAGCAACTTTACATGCGATACTAAACAGAGTGAATGATCTTAAAAGCGCTATACAGGCCTTAATTACAAAGCTAGAAACTGAATATGAAACTATTAACTGGCCTACGTTTTTGGATAACTATGCCATTTTATCGGGTCAT TTAACAGGTTTAAGTAAAATACTACAAGCCGAATTAGCACCATCACTGAAATCAGTGGTGGTGTTGCCCTTGCAGCTGGGATGTGAGCGAGATGAGGAACTAGCACGGCTGACGGAGGGCCGTGTTCCAGCCTGCACTCATGACTTGGTTCCAGATTTGTTGCGCACTAAGCCTGAGCCCCAGGCAGAACAGAGACTACAACAGCTTAATCATAAAGCCAGTACCCTTAATTTTGATACTGCACAG AAACAAGTGGCTCAATTTACCAAAGTTGTGAGCCATGTTTGGGAAATAATATCAAAAGGTCGAGAGGATTGGGAGGGAGAATCAATGAGATCGGCAG GTATGCAACCTACTCATAGTATTGCTGACACCCATGCATTAGTCACAGCAGTTGGAACTGGAAAAGGACTTAGACCTGGGATGCCTCCTAGTTTACCACCAGGAGTCGGAGGGCCTGGCATGGGTCCCACTCGTGGACCAACACCACAGATGGGCCCTGCTGCACCGACCATGCCCAAGGCCCCATCTGCTATCAAGACAAATATCAAAGCAGCTAATCAGATACATCCTTACAGGCAATAG